From Salinirubellus salinus, the proteins below share one genomic window:
- a CDS encoding plastocyanin/azurin family copper-binding protein: MTDDQSRRRFLSRRAIALAGVMALAGCTSGGNGNGGGDDGPTPSDEPTATATDSGGSNADHTVVVGPAGSLVFDPAELAVAPGDTVQFSWESNFHTVTVESAPSASDWTGTGEETQDAGYTHTHTFEVTGTYDYYCNPHRGSGMVGSITVGDADGGSGDSGGGDDPY; this comes from the coding sequence GTGACAGACGACCAGTCCCGGCGGCGGTTCCTCTCGCGGCGCGCCATCGCACTGGCCGGTGTGATGGCGCTGGCCGGGTGTACGAGCGGTGGGAACGGGAACGGTGGCGGTGACGACGGGCCCACCCCCAGCGACGAGCCGACGGCGACGGCCACCGACTCGGGTGGCTCGAACGCCGACCACACCGTGGTCGTCGGCCCGGCCGGGAGCCTCGTGTTCGACCCGGCCGAACTCGCCGTCGCCCCCGGCGACACCGTCCAGTTCTCGTGGGAGTCGAACTTCCACACCGTCACCGTCGAGTCGGCCCCCTCGGCGTCGGACTGGACGGGCACCGGCGAGGAGACGCAGGACGCGGGCTACACCCACACCCACACGTTCGAGGTGACGGGCACCTACGACTACTACTGCAACCCCCACCGCGGGTCGGGGATGGTCGGGTCCATCACGGTGGGTGACGCCGACGGTGGGTCGGGGGACAGCGGTGGCGGTGACGACCCGTACTGA
- a CDS encoding RIO1 family regulatory kinase/ATPase domain-containing protein, with amino-acid sequence MAVRRILRSSVPWADLEGLALALCERYGRDHLRVEFLEADNWLSVPMVVEDEWFVKVVSEQHSRLHALFTAGRNLGAFSAGVPGFFQHFGTPYAMARHELEATRRMRDIGVDAPAPVEVFEYEGYGVVVLEYLDGFRTLDEVSAAEAERLAPALFDALSRMHDAGLAHGDLREENVLVVDDTLYFIDATSVDATPANVESARGYDVACALGSLTPHVGADVAVAAALGAYDPVEVLAAGEFLDFVSLRPDLEFDVGALKGEIEKAASDTG; translated from the coding sequence ATGGCCGTCCGTCGCATCCTCCGGTCGTCCGTCCCGTGGGCGGACCTCGAGGGACTCGCGCTCGCCCTGTGCGAGCGGTACGGCCGCGACCACCTGCGCGTCGAGTTCCTCGAGGCGGACAACTGGCTCTCGGTGCCGATGGTCGTCGAGGACGAGTGGTTCGTGAAGGTCGTCAGCGAGCAGCACTCGCGGCTCCACGCGCTGTTCACCGCGGGGCGGAACCTCGGCGCGTTCTCGGCGGGCGTCCCCGGCTTCTTCCAGCACTTCGGCACCCCCTACGCGATGGCCCGGCACGAGCTCGAGGCGACACGGCGGATGCGCGACATCGGTGTCGACGCGCCCGCCCCCGTCGAGGTGTTCGAGTACGAGGGCTACGGCGTCGTCGTCCTCGAGTACCTCGACGGGTTCCGGACGCTGGACGAGGTGTCGGCAGCGGAAGCCGAGCGCCTCGCACCGGCCCTGTTCGACGCCCTCTCGCGGATGCACGACGCCGGCCTCGCCCACGGTGACCTGCGCGAGGAGAACGTCCTCGTCGTCGACGACACCCTCTACTTCATCGACGCGACCAGCGTCGACGCGACGCCGGCGAACGTCGAGAGCGCACGGGGCTACGACGTGGCCTGCGCACTCGGGTCGCTCACGCCACACGTGGGCGCGGACGTGGCCGTCGCCGCGGCGCTCGGCGCCTACGACCCGGTCGAGGTGCTGGCGGCCGGAGAGTTCCTCGACTTCGTCAGCCTCCGCCCCGACCTGGAGTTCGACGTGGGTGCCCTCAAAGGCGAGATAGAGAAGGCCGCTTCGGACACCGGGTGA
- a CDS encoding macro domain-containing protein, with protein MEFEVIRGDITAQSVDAIVNAANTHLRMGGGVAGAIREAAGPAIQTEATERGPIGLGEAIHTDGYDLPAAYVVHAATMEPGGRATERSIRDATRNALAEADALGCSSVVLPALGCGIAGFDLKHGARVLFEELAAYEPATLESVAVVGYGESAFETLSRVGASVRD; from the coding sequence ATGGAGTTCGAGGTGATCCGCGGCGACATCACCGCCCAGTCCGTCGACGCCATCGTGAACGCGGCCAACACCCACCTCCGGATGGGTGGTGGGGTCGCGGGTGCCATCCGCGAGGCCGCCGGCCCCGCGATACAGACCGAGGCGACGGAGCGCGGCCCAATCGGCCTCGGGGAGGCGATCCACACCGACGGTTACGACCTGCCCGCGGCGTACGTCGTCCACGCGGCGACGATGGAACCGGGTGGGCGGGCGACCGAACGGAGCATCCGGGACGCGACCCGGAACGCCCTCGCGGAGGCCGACGCCCTCGGCTGTTCGTCGGTCGTCTTGCCCGCGCTCGGCTGTGGCATCGCGGGTTTCGATCTCAAGCACGGGGCGAGGGTGCTGTTCGAGGAGCTGGCGGCGTACGAGCCGGCCACCCTCGAGTCGGTGGCGGTCGTCGGCTACGGGGAGTCGGCGTTCGAGACCCTGTCGCGGGTCGGGGCGTCGGTCCGCGACTGA
- a CDS encoding acyl-CoA dehydrogenase family protein, with amino-acid sequence MDFTLPDEHRMTRDSVREFCEEEIEPIAQEIEDEHRFPEEIFEELGKLDMMGVPITEEYGGLGGDTLLYAVVAEELGRVSGSIALSYVAHTSLGAKPIEAFGTEEQKEEWLRPLASGEGIGAWALTEPGSGSDASDMDTHAEKDGDEYVLDGTKQFITNANVANSVLVKAVTEPGAGYDGISTFIVDPQNDDGFEVSTVWDKMGLNASPTCELTLKDVRIPEDRLLGEEGEGWDQTKKTLNGGRISIAAISTGLGQGAFEAAREYATEREQFGRPISKFDAIRDKLVSMDRKIERSRLLTHKSAWEYDQGMDVTRSSSLAKLDASETAREVAEDAVQVLGGYGYTEDFAPQRFYRDAKLMEIGEGTSEIQHLVLGRELGL; translated from the coding sequence ATGGACTTCACGCTCCCCGACGAGCACCGGATGACCCGCGATTCGGTGCGCGAGTTCTGCGAGGAGGAGATCGAACCAATCGCCCAGGAGATCGAGGACGAACACCGGTTCCCCGAGGAGATATTCGAGGAACTCGGGAAACTGGACATGATGGGCGTCCCCATCACCGAGGAGTACGGGGGCCTCGGCGGTGACACCCTGCTCTACGCCGTCGTCGCGGAGGAACTCGGGCGCGTCTCGGGGAGCATCGCGCTCTCGTACGTCGCGCACACCTCGCTCGGGGCGAAACCCATCGAGGCGTTCGGCACCGAGGAACAGAAGGAGGAGTGGCTCCGACCGCTCGCCTCGGGCGAGGGCATCGGCGCGTGGGCGCTCACCGAACCCGGCAGTGGCTCCGACGCGAGCGACATGGACACCCACGCCGAGAAGGACGGCGACGAGTACGTCCTTGACGGGACGAAGCAGTTCATCACGAACGCGAACGTCGCCAACTCGGTGCTGGTGAAGGCCGTCACCGAACCCGGTGCGGGCTACGACGGCATCTCGACGTTCATCGTCGACCCGCAGAACGACGACGGGTTCGAGGTCTCCACGGTCTGGGACAAGATGGGGCTGAACGCCTCGCCCACCTGCGAACTCACCCTGAAGGACGTCCGCATCCCCGAGGACCGCCTGCTCGGCGAGGAGGGCGAGGGCTGGGACCAGACGAAGAAGACGCTCAACGGCGGTCGTATCTCCATCGCCGCCATCTCGACGGGGCTCGGACAGGGTGCGTTCGAGGCGGCGCGCGAGTACGCCACGGAGCGCGAGCAGTTCGGCCGTCCCATCTCGAAGTTCGACGCCATCCGCGACAAGCTCGTCTCCATGGACCGCAAGATCGAGCGCTCGCGGCTGCTCACTCACAAGTCCGCGTGGGAGTACGACCAGGGGATGGACGTGACCCGCTCGTCCTCGCTCGCCAAGCTCGACGCCTCGGAGACGGCCCGCGAGGTCGCCGAGGACGCCGTGCAGGTGCTCGGCGGCTACGGCTACACCGAGGACTTCGCGCCCCAGCGGTTCTACCGCGACGCGAAGTTGATGGAGATCGGCGAGGGCACGTCGGAGATCCAGCACCTCGTGCTCGGGCGCGAACTCGGACTCTGA
- a CDS encoding sensor histidine kinase codes for MPRIELPKQVRAGETRVLMLLHRRNRELLERWLNDAVVTLTADEGFPEAFDVCVLDTAAFVRHREELLARKEEAGSEFLPYLLVVRERNRPTLSAEVREVADEVLVIPANPTEFAIRLSSLLRARRQSLDLREQKEREIATLERQNEQLEQFASIVSHDLRNPMTVLSGALELVEQSGDVPSEYVSMARDALDRMETMTDGLLGLARQGQSIRETSPTDLETAARQAWALAGNGEGTLVVDGTCTLEADPERLSALLENLFRNAREHGTTADAGGPVVHVGAIHSPTGFYVEDDGPGIPPEARGQVLEYGFSTSTDGTGFGLAIVRSIAEAHGWDVTVTESEDGGARIEFDCR; via the coding sequence ATGCCTCGTATCGAACTCCCGAAGCAGGTCCGGGCGGGCGAGACGCGCGTGCTGATGCTGCTCCACCGCCGGAACCGCGAACTCCTCGAGCGCTGGCTGAACGACGCCGTCGTCACGCTCACGGCTGACGAGGGCTTCCCGGAGGCGTTCGACGTCTGCGTCCTCGATACGGCCGCGTTCGTACGCCACCGTGAGGAACTGCTCGCGCGGAAGGAGGAGGCCGGGTCGGAGTTCCTCCCGTACCTCCTGGTCGTCCGGGAGCGCAACCGACCGACGCTGAGCGCCGAGGTCCGGGAGGTGGCCGACGAGGTGCTGGTCATCCCGGCGAACCCGACCGAGTTCGCCATCCGGCTGAGCAGCCTGCTCCGGGCGCGCCGACAGTCGCTCGACCTGCGCGAGCAGAAAGAGCGGGAGATCGCGACCCTCGAACGACAGAACGAGCAACTGGAGCAGTTCGCCAGCATCGTGAGCCACGACCTCCGGAACCCGATGACCGTGCTCTCGGGGGCGCTCGAACTCGTCGAGCAGTCCGGGGACGTCCCGTCGGAGTACGTGTCGATGGCCCGTGACGCGCTCGACCGGATGGAGACGATGACCGACGGGCTGCTGGGGCTGGCTCGGCAGGGACAGTCCATCCGTGAGACGTCGCCCACTGACCTCGAGACCGCGGCAAGACAGGCGTGGGCGCTCGCCGGGAACGGCGAGGGAACGCTCGTCGTCGACGGTACCTGCACGCTCGAGGCCGACCCGGAGCGGCTGAGCGCCCTCCTCGAGAACCTCTTCCGGAACGCGAGGGAACACGGGACGACTGCGGACGCCGGGGGACCGGTCGTCCACGTCGGGGCCATCCACTCGCCGACCGGGTTCTACGTCGAGGACGACGGCCCCGGTATCCCACCCGAGGCCCGGGGGCAGGTCCTCGAGTACGGGTTCAGCACCTCGACGGACGGCACCGGATTCGGCCTCGCCATCGTCCGGTCCATCGCCGAGGCCCACGGCTGGGACGTGACCGTCACCGAGAGCGAGGACGGCGGTGCGCGGATCGAGTTCGACTGCCGGTAG